The window ATCAGATTCAAAAATTCTTTAAAAAAGGATATTCCAAAACCAAAGCCATATTTGGAAATAATTTCTCCATTCATTTGAGGTAAAGAAAAGGGTTTAGATTTGGGTAATGTGCATTCATTCTTTTCTCTTAAAATAGAATTTAATTCTGCGGAAGAAAATTCATATTTTCTCCATTTTTTTATCAAAAGACTCAATGGATTTAAATTGGTTCTAGGGATTTTTACACCAATATAACCATCATTATTAATTTTTTCAATTAAAGGATCTTCAAACATTTTATGCTCCCCCATTCACTATTAACGTAGCGGATGATCTTTATAATTAATTAATCTTTGGGCGATGAAATTTTGAAATATGTACTTTACTTATAACGAAGTGAGCAACTCAATGTGATTATATGTGTAATAAATTATAATCTTTAAATTACACAAAAAATTTCTGCAGAAAAAAATTAGGTAAGTAAAAAGAATGAAAGGATATCTCCCTCCGTCCTTTTTATGTCAGAAGCACACAGCACTGATTCTGCAAAATTGCACAGGTCTGATTATAATATCAGGCCAGCGCTGCCACAGAGTCAGCCCAGGTTTCGACATTCGCAAGAATTGCATCATCATTATATGAGCTGACTCTTACGTTGTTTCTGGAGAAGGTCACATAGTACAGTTCTCCGCCTGCATCCATACACTTGATAGTGCATGAGAAGACATCTTTTTCACTGTCTCTTATGCAATCGCCGCCAATCTCTGTTGCAAGCGCAGTGTTTGCAAGGATTTGGGTGATTACTTCATTATAAGAGTCAACAGTAGGTGCCTTTAAAGACATACTCCCAACAGTTTTTGCGTCATCGTCCTCATAGATGAATTTTGCAGTATAACTCTGCTTTGAGACAGTCACACCGGATACGGTCTGACCATTGGATGTGTAATCAACACACTCAAAGGGGTTATCTGAAATTACACCACTGATGATCGAATTAAAGGTCGCAGCATCCGCAATAGGAGTTGCAAGAACCCTGACTGCAGTTTTTGTGTTAATGGTTTCAATAAAATCTGCCATTTCTTCGTCATCTCCGACAAAACTTTCGTTTTCTAAAACGAAATCGGCCGGATCATAGACGCAGAAGTCTGCTGTCTCTGACCCGGCGTTTGTTGTCCCCACACATCCGGATGTATTACAGACAAGCATAATTATGATTGCTAATAATATTAACTTGACTTTATGGTCAGACTTTATCATTAATAGAGGTTTTATCAATGACTGGTAATAAATCCACCAGAGATATGATTGTAGAAACAAACAGAGACGTTAAATGGATTTGCCAGACTCTTTCCGAGATGAAAGATTCTATTCAGGATCATGAGGACAGAATCCGCGTTCTTGAAGATAACAGGGCCGAGACCAAAGGTTGTGAAGGAAAGATTGCAGCGGGCCTTGGTGCAGGAGCAGGTGGAGCTGTAGCTGTTTTCCTGAAAATGTTAGAATGGTTTTAAACTTTTGTCTCAGGATAAATATATTTATAAGCCGTATAAATCTTTTATATAATGAACTATTCTGATGCTCTAATTATAATCCTTTTCTTAGCTATAGTAGTGATAATCGGAATTGTTGTTACTTATTTTGGAATTCCCTTTTTACAACAAGTCCGTGGCCCTGCTATTGATATAACAGTTAATACTGAATTAAATATTGATGGTAATTTAAGTGAATATTCATTAGTTGCAATAATGTCTGATGAATTTAGTTATAATAAATACCTCTCTAATGTTAATTCTAAAGGCTATAGTACAATAAAGGAATATTTTTTAAGAGACATTTCTGATAAAACTCTTTTTGATTTTCAATACGATGAAAAAAATAAAAAGATAAAATTCAAATCTAATAGATTATTTAATCCAAATCAAGAACTGAAAACAATTTCTATTGATAAATCTAAATGGATATTTAGGGATTTTTCTTTTGTTAAAGGGACCGAATATTTTTTCCCAGATGAATATATTAATTCAATAAAATATACATTTACAACAACCGCTGCAATTTATAATACAAGTGGAGAAATCTCAGAGCATTTTTTGTTTGGGAATAAAAGTAAATGGATTATAAATCGTAATAAGGAGGCTTTTGATTCTACATCCAATAGTATAATTATTCCTACTTTTTATGTTGAAACTAGTCATCCTCAAGCTCCAATTGGGGTTTTAGTGCCAATTTTTGCATTAGGTCTTGTAATAGTTTTGAGAAAAAGAAATAAGTGGTAAAATTGACAAACACTGAAATATCTATCTTTTTGGGTGGTTTTATTCCAGGATTACTACTTGGATATGGATTGCCAGATGGATCTGATCTTCTTTTAGGATATTGGAATTTCTTATTGAATTCATTAGAGTATTATTTAACTCCAGAATTTAGTTTTTTTATTGCCATTATTAGTACAATTGTTCTTATCGTAGCTTCATTTACCCTTTTAAAGCTATTATTATCACTGTTAATGTATGGGTCTGAAGGTGGTGTTATAATCTTTTTCATTAGTATTTTTTTAGGACTTATTTTTTCATTAATTATCCCATTTTTTGTTTTGGTCATTATTTGTCTGGCAGTTATTTTTACCTTTATTATTTCATATAAGCAAAAAACATCTTGATTATAGTGATGTAATGAGTATTAAAAACTTTAAAAAAATCAACTATTTTTTTTAAATGTATATACTTTACTTGAATCTTTTATGATATATCCCCTGATTTGCGTATTTTTCCATTCTTTTCCTGTATTAAAGAAGCCATAAATGGCGGTTATCCAGTAGAATCCGAACATTATAAGCATATAGATATTTTCTGTGAATGCACCTTCTAGAATCCAGATAAAATTTCCAACAACCCAGCAGGCAAAGCCGACACGCCTAAACTCCGAACTTTTCGCAGCGACAAGGGCTGCACCCGATATTCCAAGGACGACCGCTGCACTCATAATAATATCCGGAAGTATGATTGACATGAGAAAATATCATTGGAATTTTTGGTTATTAGGCAAAACGCGTGGAGGGTGAAAGTAAAAAAGATTCTTCGATACTTAGTGATTTAATGATCGGATTATCTCATCTGCTTCTTTTAAGGAACCTTTCATGTTTGATTCAAGATTATACACAGTTTCATTATAGTCGGCTTCTTTACGCCACTGATGAAGACGTGATAACTTTCTTTTTATCTCAGATTTACCACTAGATTTATAAAATTCTCTAATCAAATGGTGTTCTTCTCCTGTGTTTTCAGGAATATATCCCATACAATCTTTTGCGTATGTCAGAGAGTACCCAAAAGCAGCATAATAGGCTCTACTTATTGAGCATCTGTATGCGGCCTCCTCTAAAGGCAAAGCTCCGTTTTCGGCCTGAGCCTTTAAAAATTTAGCAACATCCAGAAACTGCGACCAGCAAAAAATCATTTTTATTGAAGAGGGGGTTTATAGTCTGTTGTCAAAAGAAGCCATCCTGATTGATCAGCCAGTTCGGCCTCATATTCATCACAGATACTATCCATTTTTTCAATAATATCATCCACATAATGCTCCTGACGGATATATATTGTCAGATACTTATCAGAGCTCTCGTTATCATTATATAATTCCAGAGATACTTGCGAATCTGCATTAAATTCTTCACAGGCCAGAAGACATGCATACAGAACAACATCAAACATTCCCGGATGTTTGGTGATATAATCTATAACACCTTCGGCGTTTTGAAGCCTCATTCCAAGATAATCAGCCAGATATAATAAAGTGGGTTCAATATTGTTATAACAGCTTGAACTGTCATACATATACTCTTCTGATTCCTTCTGGCCTAATATTTGTTCAAGATACTCTGTATTTGTATCACTAAACAAACTTATCCAGAGAATCCGAAGTTTTGCCTGCAGTGAGTCACCACACTCTTCCGAATAATACTCTTCAGGATATATGTATCGTTTCTGACTCCCGGTTCCATAACCGGAGAGAGAATTGGAATATAACATCTCAATCAGCCCCATTAAATAATGATTCCATTTTTTCTGTGATACAGCCCTTAAATATCTTTTTTATTTCAGTATGAGCATTTTCGGTCCAGATTATTGCATCACCGGGAGATATTAAACCCGGCTTTGCGGTGAAATAATCTGTTGTCAGCAAAAATGCCATTCCCTCTTTTTTTTCCGGTATTGCCCTTCCTAACTGCACCCTGCACATGTCGTTTTCTTTATTGAATGTAAAATCGCATCCCATATTAAAATTTCCTACATTAAGATTTAGATTCTCCGGTATTTGTGGGTAAAATCTAAAGTAATCTTTTAAATCAGATAATTTCTCAGGGAGATCAATTTTATTAACATATATTAATCCGATCCTTTCAATACCACGAACATCTGTCAGTTCATTTATTTTATTATATGCATAGCCGATCTTTTCCTTAAATATTTCCCAAGAAGGATATGGCTTCAAAGCGTTGACTGATATCATCCTTGGAGCGAGTTGAATAATGAATTTCCTCTCTTTATCAAGAAATAAAAATCTGTCATTTTGTTTAATTTTCTGATTTCCCACTCCTTTTTTCCTAGGTTTTAACTCAAATTTTACCTCAAAATGATGCTCTTTTCTTATTTCTTTAATTGGAAATTCTGATTTTATTATATCATATAGTTTGGAAGACAGATCATTATTCCATGCTGTTTCTTTTGAAAACCTGAATTCACATACAGCCTCTCTTATTGGAGAATTTTTATATTCAGTCATTGGTTTTCACTTTTTTATTGATTGGAATATATTTCAATACACAACAGATATAATTATTCTTATTTTTCTGCATTTTTTCATAATAAATTTATTCCTAACTAAATCTCATCTCCAAACACCCCCCCTAAACTTTAAATCTGCCAATACTAACAAAATATTCAAGCGTTGGAAAATTCCGGGAACAGTTGAGACCGGGATTTAAATTTCTTTTAGTGATGACCAAATCCCCGCGGATTTTCTAAACGCCGCCTGAAGAATTAAAAAATCAGGTAAAAGATGCAAAAAAACCACCATTAAACTTAGGTGAGACCATGCAGAAAAAACCAAGAAATGTAACAAAAGAAGACATCGAAGCCTTTGAAAAGCAGTATCCTGCATATGGACATATCGGGAAAGTGATGCTTGAAGCAGGCATCTGGCGTCTTGTAGAATCGAAAAATGAACAGAATGACAAAACATGCGGCAGCCGGCACCAGTTTGATTTCCACAGCACCCTGTCGCCAACTGCCAACATACGTCTGTCTGATAAAAATATAAAACGTCCCCTCTCAGCTGAGGTGAAAAACTAATGGCATCCGGAAAAAATTCTGCACCTAAAGCAGACACACCTTCCACTACTGCCGCTGCAGTCACAGAAAAAAACTCCCGAATCTATCCACTGTATCTGATACCCAGAGCTCTCAATGAAGTGATTCAGGAAAAAGGCGACACTCTTGAAACAATCTCTGTAAAAAGAACAGCCGGGCACTCTTACAGAGTTGATACCACAACCCGGATAGTAACCGGAGATAAAAACAGAGACAACAAATCCGATTCAGGAGAGGACAGCGATGAATGAGCCATATTCCGGAATAATCCAGGGAGGAGGCCGTGGAAAGCTTGACATAATAATCGAAGATGAGCATTTTTACATCACCCCGGAGGATGTAAAAAACCTCATTTTTTACGGCAGGTCTGTTCCGGTTATGAAAAACCGCACTGAAAACAGCGATGAATGGGCTGAAATTTTTGAGACTGAAATCGCCGGCCATGTAACAATGAACACAGCCGGAAGGTCTGTTCATGTTGTAACAGTGAGAGGCACATTCATAATCCCGCTCTTCTCTCTTCAGAAAGTAGCGAGGGGAGAGGTTGTTTCCGCACCGCTTTTTCAGATAATGCCGGACTTAAGGGGAGGCGTATTCCTTTGAATACGGAATCACAGGAGAAGAGCAGCGAAAACAAAGCAGCACATGAGATTGAAAAGACAATCTCTGTTCTCTTCGACTCAGACAGTGTTGTTGAAGTCCGGGCGATTAGTGACTATTCAGCCCATAGCGGTTACTTCGATGACCACAAACTGCTTGCAGAAAAGGCAGCTGTGGTTAGCAGGCTAAGCGATGTTTCCGGCGTTTATGTGACACTAAACGAAATAAACCCGGACCTTCTTTCAAGGCGTGCAAACAGAATCAGAATGAAACTCTCAAAGAAAGACGCAACAACGGCCGACTCAGACATCATAAGAAGAAGGTGGCTTCCGGTTGACCTTGATCCCCTGCGGCCGAGCGGTGTTTCATCATCTGATGCAGAGCACAAACTTGCACTGGAAAAGGCAGCGAAGATTAAGGAATGGTTATCTGAAGAAGGTTTTCCCGAACCGGTTTTTGCCGACTCCGGAAACGGTGCACACCTTCTTTACCGGATAGACCTTGAAAACAGCGAAGAGTCAGCCGAGCTTGTAAAAAGATGCCTTGAAGTTCTTGATACATTCTTCTCTGACACTTCCGTAACAGTTGACACCGGCA of the Methanomicrobium sp. W14 genome contains:
- a CDS encoding TIGR04255 family protein, with the translated sequence MTEYKNSPIREAVCEFRFSKETAWNNDLSSKLYDIIKSEFPIKEIRKEHHFEVKFELKPRKKGVGNQKIKQNDRFLFLDKERKFIIQLAPRMISVNALKPYPSWEIFKEKIGYAYNKINELTDVRGIERIGLIYVNKIDLPEKLSDLKDYFRFYPQIPENLNLNVGNFNMGCDFTFNKENDMCRVQLGRAIPEKKEGMAFLLTTDYFTAKPGLISPGDAIIWTENAHTEIKKIFKGCITEKMESLFNGAD